In a single window of the Nicotiana tomentosiformis chromosome 8, ASM39032v3, whole genome shotgun sequence genome:
- the LOC104096256 gene encoding mitochondrial import inner membrane translocase subunit TIM50-like, translating to MSAIAQSKSRIFSIISRSNRRFSSNVTTEPPKEPIISSSSLLKDQPPPPQNQSPPNSEASGTEKSRWSFLKYSVIAAITGGVATAGYATYAYTLDEIEDKTKTLRESAKYTVGDDASATDKFQALLYSSAMTVPAKLVEFYIDLRRLTEEQVRGFIEPTSDQLLPDLHPLEQHVFTLVLDLSETLIYSDWKRDRGWRTFKRPGVDAFLEHLAQYFEIVVYSDQLNMYVDPVIERLDPKHCIRYRLSRGATRYVDGKHYRDFSKLNRDPSRIIYVSGHALESSLQPENCIEIKPWKGEAEDTVLLDLIPFLEYVAKHRPADIRTVLASYQGRDIPKEFIERSKDYQRRMQEQKQHGRFWRR from the exons ATGTCCGCTATAGCTCAATCGAAATCGCGCATTTTCTCAATAATTTCACGAAGTAATCGCCGATTTTCTTCAAATGTAACTACAGAACCTCCAAAGGAACCAATAATCTCTTCATCTTCTCTCCTCAAAGATCAGCCTCCGCCACCTCAGAATCAGTCTCCTCCTAATTCTGAAGCTTCTGGAACTGAGAAGAGTCGGTGGAGTTTTCTTAAGTACAGCGTTATTGCTGCCATCACCGGCGGTGTTGCCACTGCTGGTTACGCGACCTACG CATACACGTTGGATGAAATTGAGGATAAGACCAAGACTTTGCGTGAATCTGCGAAATATACTGTTGGGGATGATGCATCTGCTACCGAC AAATTTCAAGCTTTATTATACTCCTCAGCAATGACAG TGCCCGCCAAGCTAGTTGAGTTTTACATTGACCTGAGGCGGTTGACAGAAGAGCAAGTTCGA GGTTTTATTGAACCAACATCAGACCAGCTCCTGCCAGATTTGCACCCACTGGAGCAGCATGTCTTCACGCTTGTTCTTGATCTTAGCGAGACATTGATATACTCTGATTGGAAG CGTGACAGAGGCTGGAGAACATTCAAAAGACCTGGGGTTGATGCTTTTTTGGAACATTTAGCTCAATATTTTGAGATCGTTGTATACTCTGACCAACTGAACATG TATGTTGATCCTGTTATCGAAAGATTGGATCCAAAGCACTGCATCCGTTATAGGCTATCAAGAGGTGCAACTAGATATGTTGATGGCAAGCATTACAGA GATTTTTCCAAGCTAAATCGGGATCCATCGAGAATTATATATGTGAGTGGACATGCACTAGAAAGTAGCCTTCAGCCAGAAAATTGCATAGAAATAAAACCATGGAAAGGAGAGGCGGAGGATACTGTGCTTTTGGATCTTATTCCGTTTCTTGAAT ATGTTGCTAAACATAGGCCAGCTGATATCCGAACTGTATTAGCTTCATACCAAGGACGTGATATTCCTAAGGAGTTCATTGAGCGGTCCAAGGATTACCAAAG GCGTATGCAAGAGCAAAAGCAGCATGGTCGATTCTGGCGCCGCTAG